DNA from Daucus carota subsp. sativus chromosome 1, DH1 v3.0, whole genome shotgun sequence:
ACCGACCAATTTTTGGTTTTCTAGACCTCACTTACTGTCCACGTAAGAAAAAGTGGGACTGGGAAAAGAAACGGCCAAGCTACTACAATGTGAAGCCCATTTCACGCTTTTCAAAACATTTAATATTATGTGCAAGTCGTCTTTTTATGTAGATTACTAGACTCAGTTTGGATAGAATCtggtaatattaattaattttatttatgcagtttattaataaaattattttaattttaatatctaaaataaaatataaattataataattaaattaaagtgattaaaattttaaaatattattggaaAAAGGAACCGTAATAAAATGCACcaaattattcaaaaacatTAAATAAAAAACGTTACACAaggaaataataaattaaacattacaataaaaaaaattcacgaTTATTATGAAACTGAAAGATATGCTCAACCAAATCATTTTGTAGCTGACGATGTATCCGTTTATCCCGCATTTGCATACtattttgaatatatgtttCATACGGGACAAAAGGTTCTTCACCTAGGTTGGGTTCCGGTAAGCCGTTTGTTGCAGCATCATAAGTTGGTAGTGGACCAAATTGAGTGGCATATGTGTGCCTCTCGTCTTCAACAATCATATTATGTATTATGATGCACGCTCTCATGATTCTCCCAAGATCTGCTCTGTCCCAAAAGCGTGCCGGACCACGTACAATTGCGAAACGGGACTGTAACACACCAAACGCTCGTTCAACGTCTTTTCGCTGACtttcttgatattttgaaaataattttcttttctcactttgTGGACGTGGTATTGTTTTAACAAATGTTGACCATTCAGGATATATTCCATCGGTCaagtaatatcccatattataaTTGTTTCCATTGATAGTGAAATTTACCTCTGGAGCACGACCTTGTAGCACATCATCAAATACTGGTGATCGATCTAACACATTTATGTCATTATTAGACCCAGCAACTCCAATAAATGCATGCCAGATCCATAGATCAGATGATGCAACTCCTTTGTGACCACTCATGAACATCCCCTTCCATGCTTTTGGACAATTTTTCCATTGCCAGTGCATGCAATCAATACTTCCCATCATACCAGGAAAACCACGAGCCTCACCCATCTGTAATAGGCGTTGCATGTCATTTGAGTTCGGCTTTCGTAAGTATTCACCTTCAAATATCGTGATTACATTGGAGACGAATTTTTTCAAGCATTCAACTGCGGTACTTTCTCCAATACGGACGTAATCATCAACAGCGTCAGCAGATACACCGTATGACAACATACGCATTGCCGCAGTGCATTTTTGTAAAGGTGATAAACCTTTTCTTCCCGCTGCATCAAGCCTTTGTTGAAAGTATGGATCAAAATTTGTCACAGCATCCACAATATGCAGAAAGACATGTCTTCCCATACGGAATCTTCGTCGAAATATATTTTCTGGATAGACTGGATTAGGTGAAAAATAATCATTCACCAGACGTTGATGACCTGCTTCACGATCTCTGTAAATAAATTTTCGAGGCGTAGATGTTGAACTCTGACCATAAATTTTACGAAAGAGCTCGACTTGACGATTGTCTTCAGTGTCATTGCAAAACTCTTCAATGAATTCTTCAGTAAATTCTTTAGTGAAGCTTTCTGGTGTAGGTGTTTGATTCATGTTGATGTGTATTGAATGAATTGATGCATCTTGTTTATATAGAAAGAAAAACGAATATATTCTAACGGCTAGtttacaaacaaataaaaacaaatactagcttccaacggctagtttacaaacaaatacaaacaaatactaacttccaacggctagtttacaaacaaatacaaacaaatactagcttccaacggctagtttacaaacaaataaaaacaaaaaagaaaagacaacTCTAGTTTTTTGCCATAATTTTCTCAAGCATCTTTGCATGAGCCTTCCGCTGAGCGTCATTCATTTTCGTTGTATCCGCCATAATGACTTGTAAATCCATCTCAGATTGTTTCGCCTCAAGCTCCTTTAGCCGAATTTCATTTAATCTATCCATTATGtccatttttctttcttgattAACTCGTAAAGCTTCCCATTCATCAACTTCTGCAGTTGAGGCCTTCCCCTTTCCTTTCCTTTTAGCAGCTTTTGTACCTTTAGGACGAACCGGTTCAACTTCATCAGATGTTGGTGTATCGTTATTTCCTTCTGATGAGTAAGCTCCAGAACTACTTAATTTAGTTCTTTTGGAACTTGCACTAGTTGGAGGAGTTCTCCACTTGGGATGTCTACGAAGCTCACGCCAATGAAGCTCAAAGTTAGACTTCTTCTTGTAATTAGTTAAATGATCTTGGTGAGCTTTCTCAATTATGTTGTCCATGTTTGAACCGCTCCCGATTTTTCGTTGAGCCTCATCATAACACGAACCAAATTTCTGAGCACCTTCGTTTATTCTTTGCCACCTTTTTTTCATTGCCACAACTCCTCTTTTAATGACACCGGGATTATCTTCTTCACAATATTGATGAATTCGTTCCCAAAATGCTTCGGCTTTTTGATCAGTACCGATAAGTGGATCAATTGATACATTCAACCATGCACTTATTAAGAGTTTATCTTCAACCCACCTCCATTGACCGGTAATTACTCGAAAATCTTCGGTTTCTTCGCAATCATCATTTAGATCAATAATGTTTTCGTGACCAAAAGCCGGCACTTGCGTTTCCGGAGAATTTTGGATATTGATTGGTGTTTGTTGGGTTTCAAATTGTGAATTTGAAAATGGAGGAAATGGAAATTGATAAGGAGAAttttgaggatatgaaaatGGAAATTGAGAATTCTGAGAA
Protein-coding regions in this window:
- the LOC108221402 gene encoding uncharacterized protein LOC108221402; the protein is MNQTPTPESFTKEFTEEFIEEFCNDTEDNRQVELFRKIYGQSSTSTPRKFIYRDREAGHQRLVNDYFSPNPVYPENIFRRRFRMGRHVFLHIVDAVTNFDPYFQQRLDAAGRKGLSPLQKCTAAMRMLSYGVSADAVDDYVRIGESTAVECLKKFVSNVITIFEGEYLRKPNSNDMQRLLQMGEARGFPGMMGSIDCMHWQWKNCPKAWKGMFMSGHKGVASSDLWIWHAFIGVAGSNNDINVLDRSPVFDDVLQGRAPEVNFTINGNNYNMGYYLTDGIYPEWSTFVKTIPRPQSEKRKLFSKYQESQRKDVERAFGVLQSRFAIVRGPARFWDRADLGRIMRACIIIHNMIVEDERHTYATQFGPLPTYDAATNGLPEPNLGEEPFVPYETYIQNSMQMRDKRIHRQLQNDLVEHIFQFHNNREFFLL
- the LOC108221416 gene encoding glutathione S-transferase T3-like, with the protein product MNPNNLPSSNQQNSNSQNPNPQFPFPYPSPYFPNPQNFTNSQNPNFQYQFSHSQNSQFPFSYPQNSPYQFPFPPFSNSQFETQQTPINIQNSPETQVPAFGHENIIDLNDDCEETEDFRVITGQWRWVEDKLLISAWLNVSIDPLIGTDQKAEAFWERIHQYCEEDNPGVIKRGVVAMKKRWQRINEGAQKFGSCYDEAQRKIGSGSNMDNIIEKAHQDHLTNYKKKSNFELHWRELRRHPKWRTPPTSASSKRTKLSSSGAYSSEGNNDTPTSDEVEPVRPKGTKAAKRKGKGKASTAEVDEWEALRVNQERKMDIMDRLNEIRLKELEAKQSEMDLQVIMADTTKMNDAQRKAHAKMLEKIMAKN